Proteins from a single region of Clostridiales bacterium:
- a CDS encoding AI-2E family transporter — MRRKSLVVLVVLILLVLVGLFLMNNRAKVMNICIPFIIGITIMYLIKPVLVKLKKIKIPSKYGILSIYAMFLVVLVCLVVFVLPRFADNTKELIIKMPEITTGYQSKFYKFINGLKIDAWPKEIKDLAVDKIRIESKNVQEFLINALKNILKSILRIMTKFFDLVLGMIIAYYLIVDEKVFKNMILMLVPKRYRNDVRIVGRNISNIVASFVRGQLLTAVIIGVLITIGLLVLKIDYALPLGLIAGISNIIPYFGPIIGAIPSVLVALLVSPVKVMWVLALMIFIQQIDNIVISPKVIEDKLGLHPVTTILSVLVGGEFFGVFGMLFGVLVVAILKVICNRVVEKIV; from the coding sequence ATGAGAAGAAAAAGTCTAGTGGTGCTTGTGGTATTGATATTGTTGGTTTTAGTGGGGTTGTTCTTGATGAACAATAGGGCTAAAGTTATGAACATTTGTATACCATTTATAATTGGGATAACTATAATGTATTTAATAAAGCCTGTATTAGTGAAACTAAAGAAAATAAAGATTCCCAGTAAATATGGGATACTTAGTATATATGCAATGTTTTTGGTGGTACTTGTATGTTTAGTAGTTTTTGTATTGCCTAGGTTTGCAGACAATACAAAAGAGTTGATAATAAAAATGCCTGAGATAACAACAGGATATCAGTCTAAGTTTTATAAATTTATTAATGGGTTAAAGATAGATGCATGGCCTAAAGAAATAAAGGATTTGGCGGTAGATAAAATACGAATAGAGTCTAAAAATGTACAAGAATTTTTGATTAATGCACTAAAGAATATATTAAAATCTATCCTTAGGATTATGACGAAATTTTTTGATTTAGTATTAGGTATGATTATAGCATATTATCTTATAGTAGATGAGAAAGTATTTAAAAATATGATTCTGATGTTGGTACCTAAAAGATATCGAAATGATGTTAGAATTGTAGGAAGGAATATAAGTAATATAGTAGCAAGTTTTGTTAGAGGACAATTGCTAACGGCAGTTATAATAGGTGTGTTGATAACAATAGGGTTGCTTGTATTAAAAATAGATTATGCACTGCCGTTGGGGTTAATAGCTGGTATATCTAATATAATACCATATTTTGGTCCAATAATTGGTGCAATACCTTCGGTATTAGTAGCGTTGTTGGTGTCTCCGGTCAAAGTGATGTGGGTTTTAGCGCTTATGATTTTTATACAACAAATAGATAATATAGTTATATCGCCTAAGGTTATAGAAGATAAATTGGGTTTACATCCAGTGACGACAATATTATCTGTATTAGTGGGAGGAGAATTTTTCGGAGTTTTTGGTATGTTGTTTGGAGTTTTAGTTGTAGCAATATTAAAAGTTATTTGTAAC